Proteins from a single region of Verrucosispora sp. NA02020:
- a CDS encoding cold-shock protein, with the protein MAVGRVVRFDEVKGYGFIAPEEGGEDVFVHANDLMEGKQAITPGTRVEFQIKEGERGLKGYDVRVVASERRPLAAPVATADTEEYDEDATCDVLSAAALRAEVTEAFIQAAPDLTAGQIVRLRDQVIRIATRHGWTEG; encoded by the coding sequence GTGGCGGTAGGGCGCGTGGTCCGGTTCGACGAGGTGAAGGGGTACGGGTTCATCGCCCCGGAAGAGGGTGGTGAGGACGTCTTCGTCCACGCCAACGACCTGATGGAGGGCAAGCAGGCCATCACACCGGGCACCAGGGTGGAGTTCCAGATCAAGGAGGGCGAGCGGGGCCTCAAGGGCTACGACGTCCGGGTCGTCGCGTCGGAGCGCCGTCCGCTCGCCGCCCCGGTCGCGACCGCCGACACCGAGGAGTACGACGAGGACGCCACCTGTGACGTGCTCTCCGCCGCGGCGCTGCGCGCCGAGGTGACCGAGGCGTTCATCCAGGCTGCCCCGGACCTCACCGCGGGTCAGATCGTCCGGCTGCGGGACCAGGTGATCCGCATCGCCACCCGGCACGGGTGGACCGAGGGCTGA
- a CDS encoding metallophosphoesterase, translating to MGAGTLLAVSDLHVGYAENRQIAAELRPRSDQDWLLVAGDIGDAYADVEWTLRTLTERFHTVVWAPGNHELWTPRHDPVDLRGEQRYDHLVELCRTLGVHTPQDEYPVWRGPGGPVVVAPLFVGYDYSFRAPGTTTKEESLARAYATGIVCTDEFMLHPDPHPSREAWCWERVAYTRQRLDACDPSLPTVLVNHYPLVREPTDVLRHPEFAQWCGTELTADWHVRYRAAAVVYGHLHIPRTTWHDEVPFQEVSLGYPREWKPRGGRPELPRTVVFGGASATRTPDVGSGRVG from the coding sequence ATGGGTGCCGGCACGCTTCTCGCGGTCAGCGACCTGCACGTGGGCTACGCCGAGAACCGGCAGATCGCTGCGGAGCTGCGACCCCGCTCCGACCAGGACTGGCTTCTCGTCGCCGGGGACATCGGTGACGCGTACGCCGATGTGGAGTGGACCCTGCGGACCCTCACCGAACGCTTCCACACCGTGGTCTGGGCACCGGGCAACCACGAACTGTGGACCCCCCGGCACGACCCGGTGGACCTGCGCGGCGAGCAGCGGTACGACCACCTCGTCGAGTTGTGCCGCACGCTCGGCGTGCACACCCCGCAGGACGAGTACCCGGTCTGGCGGGGGCCCGGCGGGCCGGTGGTCGTCGCCCCGCTCTTCGTCGGCTACGACTACTCGTTCCGGGCGCCCGGCACCACCACCAAGGAGGAGTCGCTGGCGCGGGCGTACGCCACCGGGATCGTCTGCACCGACGAGTTCATGCTGCACCCGGATCCGCACCCGAGCCGCGAGGCGTGGTGCTGGGAGCGGGTGGCGTACACCCGGCAGCGCCTGGACGCCTGCGACCCGAGCCTGCCGACCGTCCTGGTCAACCACTACCCGCTGGTCCGCGAACCGACCGACGTGCTGCGCCACCCGGAGTTCGCCCAGTGGTGCGGGACGGAACTGACCGCCGACTGGCACGTCCGGTACCGGGCGGCGGCGGTGGTCTACGGTCACCTGCACATCCCCCGGACGACCTGGCACGACGAGGTGCCGTTCCAGGAGGTGTCGCTGGGTTATCCGCGCGAGTGGAAGCCCCGGGGCGGACGACCCGAGCTGCCGCGCACGGTGGTGTTCGGCGGCGCGTCGGCGACCCGTACGCCGGACGTCGGCAGCGGTCGGGTCGGCTGA